The DNA window tgctgagaatgcgcccgcttcaagcctgggtaaatacgctcaagttgCACCCGGTCCGCTTTAGATACTGActggtgcaagtgtccagacagtgttggaagacactggagtggtggctccgccccggcaatctgcgcctcggatctcccctcggctcccctcacCGAATGGAAGTTGTTACTACTTACgtctccagcctgggctggggagtggtctggaatcgGAGGGGAATAAGTAGAAGGGAtattggcagcaagcacatatCAATGCCCAAGAGCtacaagcagtagccctggcattatctcatttttgccagcagttagcgcacaaacatgtgctggtccagacggacaacactacagtggtagcccACATAAACAACCAAGGTGGCCTGTGCTCacgggccttcaccacacagcgcaCAGAATTCtatcctggacgcacagaaactccATCAGGACGGTTCACCTCCCCTGTGTGGACAacagggcagcagacctcctgtccagaggagctccagacagctcggagtggagactgcaccctcaggtggtgaaacagatttggagGAGGTTTCATACTGCAgaagtcgacctcttcgccacagctgagtccactcattgccccctatgattctctatggagagagacgggggcctcctgggagtagacgcgctagctcaccccaggccacaggggctcttgtatgcattccctctgctaccgctattacccctgaccCTAGAGAGAATCAGGGTGTAGagagcccaggttttgctggtcgcacccagatggccgaggcgcctctggtttgctctcctctccgacatgttgtcgggtcagccGGGGCAGCTCCTGccgcgcaaggacctcctgagccaagcggaggggttattatggcacctaaacccagcccagctccaactctgggtctggcagttgaacggagccgtctatccagacgaggtttgccagatgcaatGGTAGAGACGCTAcggtctgctagggcgccgagcactagagcccagtattcatggaaagttttccaagactggtgcattgctgaaggtcaccatcatgtgacctgccctattgagacaatcctAACCACCTTACAGCACCTGTTTGCGAGAAAATCTtcatccactctgaaggtctacctggcCACAATATCAGTGTGCTAGtgtgactctgtgtcccctggggcacacttcctggctgtgcagtttcttaaaggggcttggaggctccATCCTCGGATGAAAAGCTTGGTCCCTAAGTGAGATCTGGAACTGGTGCTGCGGAGCTGCGTcgtttccctcaaagtggcgtttttattagccattacgcctgccagaagagtaagtgagcttcatgcgctgtccatcgatgacacatgtatggctttcactggaaatgactcgcgggtctTTTTGACAGAGGTCGTCTCATTATTCCATATTAGCcgaccagtggttttggaaactttcagacctcccccgcacgagtcagaggaggactgtagacagcacacactttgcccGGTTCatgctctgcgctgttacctggataggacagcgtcctggaaaCAGTCCAACCAACTGTTTGTCTCTATGGCTaggaggtcaggccctatcgaagcaacgtctcgcgcactgggtggcagatgccatactcTTGGCTTATGAACAGACAGATCCCCCCATGCCAAGGGGCATTATGgctcattctaccaggggccaagcgacttcgtgggctctctttcatggcgcctccttggatgagctttgcaatgctgctacatggacaggtagtcagacatttgcgcgtttttaccgccttgatgttgcaaaccgagtgaGACTCTCTCTGtcctctagggtgttgcaggcagcatgcccttaggcgtcatgagagctctgaggctatcaccgtgaggctgtactgtctgtaatctggagccacgacagctttggtaccttttcccatttggtaatggttgtcattccacttgaaagggaacgttaggttattaccataaccctggttccctgaaaagaaatgacaaccattacccttcgaggtcgtgtccccagctgacctccgattttgaaagaaaatggcgatctgctactgtgaggacaaccttcttcagcaggaggtgggagggacttcctcttcacagcagggccctgatagggcagcttttgtatatttgctcagagattgacggtcagagaggctcttctcattcggtaatggttgtcattttctttcagggaaccagggttatggtaataacctaatgttgtgtatgtaacacatattaattcctacttcaaagagtcatgactgcaagctttaaagcaacaaaaagtgaaaactgtgagagggtctgaatacttttgcaaggcactgtacttGTGATGCAAGTGGTAGGAGTAGATGACCATTGTATTCCATTTTATTGACTAACAGAGTAACACACGTGtagtggcaagcaggtttcaaggtGGAGAGGGGGGATGCGACCCCACGGCTGAAATACTACCTTCCTCTAGGGAGAATgtacacaaacttaactgtcaaatAGGCCTTGCTTTCTCAAGAAAAAGTCATTTTAGTTATTGTAGTTTTAAAACtcaacacaaactaaaattaGGCAagttactgaatgtttttttgtttgtttgtttttgatttgcagATACTAAGAAGGATGTCTGTGCTTGGACAACTGACCTGGTCTGTTCTAGTCCTCCTAGTCATTGCTGAATGGGGGCGATGCCAAGGGCAGACCAAAAACTGTAAGCTGGCCAGTGACCATGGGAGGGAATCTGAAATGGAGAGAAAACTGCTGAGCAAACTGGAACCCCTGGCTTCTCTGAGGTGAATACACCCCTGGCCACGGCTGGAGATATCACAGCATAAATATGAGGATCATGTTTGTCTGCTGTGAAAAGACAGAACTCTTTCagttagtttcacagaccctgattagcactaatcttggtcaCAAGGTATGGGTCAATTCCtgattttcaattccaattccatttccaactactttttaaaatcaattcctaaTTCCAGTTTcttcaaaggaactggaattggTATTTTAAAGACATAATAATTGTTGTGTTTGTTCAACTGCTCTCAtgtgaagccaatttaattgagtgacttcaatttaagtaagCTGAaaactgtgagaagctcattttaacagagtgctgctaattgcattttatcaatgatgtgttggaattaaTTAAAAGGGGATGGGaattttgaattgattttaaaaaataattggaaatgtaattgaaaaacaggaattgaccctgaCTCTGATTTTGGACTACCTTTACTAACTCCGGTATGGAAATTAGACTCCATTCGTGAATTTACTGTCCGTTTTAATAAGAattacctgagcttgttatctacacagtggctaatcaagcctgtagtaaaacctggaatgggtgaaaatgctatgcaataagagACTTTTTTTCCATCCCTGTAACTTAACATAGTCCAAGTACTAatcaggtctgtgaaaccaacagtTTGAGTAACGCTACttatatttggtacacagctgtattctgtgattctcctAGTCAAGTTCCATTGCAGTCGTTGTCTGGTAAAAATCCAtaatttcactgccacattgttttctcTATCCCTCTCTGCCTCTCACCCTCTCCCATTTCCCCTTTCTTTCCTTCCTCCCATCTCCCCCTCCCTCTTTCCTTCTACCtccctctctctgcctccctcccacATGCTAGCATACATCAGGgatggggtcaattcctgttttttaatTCCATATTTAAATCAATCCCTGTTCCCTTTTTAATCAgtttccaacacatcattgaacaaaattgcaattagcagtatgtTAAAATGAGCTCTTAACCTGGTGTAGATAAAATGTTACACTGACTaattctgtctgtctctcctacATCTCTGTCCCTCTTACATACACACACTTACAGTGTATATAAAATGCTCTGAATTCTGACTaagtctctctcccctctcttcctctcaGTTTCTCCGCTGTCATTCAGGATAAAGACGATAGCTACAAGTATTATTTCTCAGTGTGTGGGAACGCGGCCAATACCAGCAACGCAGGGCTGGTGCAAATCGACAAGTCCGGCATCAAAACTGTCATCGGACAATACACAGAGACTGAGATATTTGGAGGAAGTGAGTGGGCTTTTGATTATCATTAAAACAATCAGCACAACTGCCAGATGGATTAGATAATCTAGCCATTGTTGCTTTAACAAGGATGGGAACAACACTCTTATTGCATATGCTTATTGCATTTAATCAGAGTTGGTTAGCCCcggtgtgtaggtaacaagctcaggtgtgtcttaaaccaggaatggatcaaactgctatgtaatgggagtcttatttccatccctttttAATGAATCTAGCATCTGGGAATTTAACAGATTCAACCTCTCTGTCAGGATATTAGGCAGCtggatttataatatataataattatttaatttcctATTTTGTGTGtcttctaacattttttttattcccgcagaatttttttttttttaaccaggtttACTAAGTAATATGCTTTTTCAACCTTATGAAACGACTCCATAAAGCTGAATTCATTTCTGTGGTTTGGAATATGATCACTAGAGGGCGTGCAGCTGTAACATCTGTCCCCTctgtaactgattttttttaatggttgatttcttagggctgtgctgatgcTTGTCCTTGTAACTATTTTGAAATCAACTCAGTAATGAATGGatgtatttaatacctgctgatttAATACTACTTGAAGGCAGTATCAGCACACCCTAGTTGATTTCTTACACCTGTCTCTAACACAGGTGACTGGGTGATGCTGATTTATAAAAACGGTTCCACCTATGACAGCCATTGCAACAGTGAAAGCAGGAAGTCAATGGTGATGATATCCTGCAACAGAAACACTATTGGGGTGAGTCTCTTGTGTGTGTCAGAGAACCAAATTCCAAAAGGATTGTGGGAGATGTAGTTTCAGCAGTCTGTCTCTGTGACTTTGTCTAAAAAGGctgtgttgttttattcaccattTGCTCACCCGGTGAGACTCTGTGGTCACCAAACTGTTGCTAAACTCACCGATGAGCCACCAGACTTACTGGGCTAGAAAGCTAGTGAGATTCACCAAAACAACATGGACGCCACCATGGAGACTGTGGAGTGTGGGGAGaccaaattaaacattttagtcGACTCTGACGACAAATCGTTTAGGAAATGGTCCTACTGAATCCCATTCATTTATGAACTTTTCCCTTCCATGGAAGTAGTCAAATCCAAAAGCAAAGACATTTGAATATAAGGTGATGGAGTTTGTAAAGGTGACACTTTTTATTATCTAACCTTGGCATTTAATGTCATCGCAATTAAGTCATAAAGAAAGAGTACTACTTAGCATaataagaaattaattaaaaaaatgtaaaaaaaacatgtcaaaacatTTGTATGGATTTGCTATTACATTTAATAACATGTTACTATCTGcacaaaaaactattaaatagTTTTTGGTAGAAGTGCATAAACATCCACTTTTATATAACCCCTCACTTAGTTAAAGAATAGAGCGATGCCCAAATAATAGAAACAGAGCTGATGTGTATTAGTCAGAAACAAATAGTAAAGGATTAGAAGAGTATAAAGCCCAATGGAGAAAACTGCGTGATATATTTGTGAAGAGCAAGAACACCCTGAATGAAGGAGTGGAGTTGCCAGTTGCTCTGTGCAGTGTGACCTGCAAGTCTTTCTGCAGGTATCGCtgcattgctgtgtgtttttgcatTGAAGCAGTGGCCCCAATCTGTTTAACAAATCGTCATTCtaaaaatgtctttctttctgaCAACAGCGAGTCAGTTACAGCCTTGTCTGCCACCGCAGCACAACGTTTTCTCCTACTAGTACTAGTCGCCATATTGATGTCagcaaactgttgttttaatccagtcaccGGTGCATGTATTTCCGCCTCATCGGTTTCTTTGCAGAGGTGAATAAAAGAACACACCCATCGTAAAAGAGAGACACCTCCCATGATGCATTGCAGCGTATGATTGCATCGGCCGTACCTAATTGTCTACTCCCAGAGGAttgtgggaaatgtagttttaaatCCTGTCTATGTGTCTCAGGATAGTTTTACTGTGATAGACGAGGAGCGCACCAAGCCCAAAGACTGCTTCTACCTATTTGAGTTGGACTCCAGCACTGTCTGCCCCGAGATCACCAACAAGCTGAGTGCCGGCTCCATCCTGCTGATCGTGTGAGTATCACTGCTACATTGGTGGGGCTAGATCTGGGGTAGTGTTGGAAAAGGGGCAGTTATTGCATTAGTATTATTGGGGTTTCGTGGTATTAGCGTTAATGGACAGTAGTCCCTTGATAATACAGTTGTGCTATACATTCGGATATGTCAGACACAACGTATGACCTCCAGTAATAACCAGTTAAGTGTTATGCTCGATCACTGAGTTGCGTAATCCAAATacacaagaaagaaaacaaaaaaacctgctgtTATACTGACCCCAGACAGgatgaaaataaattgcagaaCAGATACAGGTAGCTATTAAATCCCTAAAATTGAACATTattaaaagagggcatataaactCTACACAGTATAAACAAACTCAGATTAATCGGTTGGAAAAGGGCAAGGAGCTTTCAGAAATCCTGCTGGACTCCAGGAGTTCGAAATGCAAGCTGTGCACCACAATAATTACAATTCtgaatttgaagtctttaattgctttttttgcaaagaaaagagTGACTTATACCAACAGAAAGAGTAACAGGTAGGCTGTGTGTTTTACTTGCAGCAACACGTGCACTGTAAAATGttctatgtacatttaaaagtgatttatttctgtaaagtgtgtgcagtatatgtaagggACTGTGTAGCATCATAATGTGGCACCAAcatctgttttgtgttaattgtgtagtaagtaggctacagtaaaagttgagcactataaatgtgtttgtttgtgtgtgtgtgtgtgtgtgtgtgcgcgcgtgccatttatttatttaattttaaactggaCACCTTGTTATTTTGGACAACGTGAATGTGTCCAGATATGTCCTGTTTAGGACTACTGCATTTGTAACGTTTCTTGCTGTCCCTATAATTTGAGTTCAGGAGATGCtctcagttctagttgcctgtcctGTGTAACTCAGGCTCATTGTGTgaagtgtgtatttttgtgtttacagGTTTTTCTCATGTCTGACTCTCTACATTGTGGGCGGGTTCCTTTATCAGCGATTGGTCGTAGGAGCGAAGGGGATGGAGCAATTCCCCAACTATTCCTTCTGGCAAGACCTGGGAAACCtgacagctgtgagtctgtgtgtatgtgtgtgggtctGTTGGCGCCTCTGTATGTGATTCCATTTGAgtctgtaatacaaaaaaaaaaaacattactactactgctataataataataataataataataataataataataataataatcagtagtTTTCATTAGGTAGCTATATTTTATCAACGGGTGCTGGTGACACTATGAACAGACAAGAGCGAAATGGAATATATCAGACCAgaagtttatttcaaactttatttttagaAAGCTAATGCTGCAGTTTAAAATTGGTGTCAGCACTTAACGATTAACCATATAAGATAACAAGACTGTGAGCTCCTGCAGTTTATATACATGTAGGCGTCTGCTGTTTCTACTAATACTGTATGTGCTATAATGACTGAGACTGCATTACAATGACTCTTCTCTACGGTAGGATGGCTGTGACTTTGTCTGTCGATCAAGAGCACGCAATGCCCCTCCCACTTACAGGGGCGTGGCTTCGGAACCCCTCGGAGGGGAGGAGACTGAGGAGAGAGATGACCACCTGCTGCCCATGTGATCTGTGGCATCACTCCCTagcactgtgtctgtctgtgtgtctgtctgtctttaactGGAGTAAAGACCAGAATGAAAAGGGGCGCTtgtcaaggttttaaaatcaaattttttACCTCCTATTAATATCACCAGCAACATTATCACCGGGTCCTATTGTCATGAATCTGTTTGAAATACTTATGCAAATAATTCAAATATTACTGAAAAACTTCTGCATCTTGGCTGCTGTAGGTCACTAGTCTGATTACTGCTAGACGGTTGGAGTGAGTTTGACCTACAGCACACCAGGAAGTGTTTATCCTGTTTAGCATTGTTATGTAGATAACTGTATATTCCAAAAGTATAACGTACAAAATCAAATGATCTTCAACAGAAAGGAGGACCTGTTCTGttattgctagtgctaataagaggaaaGCGAACAGATTTGTAAACCTTGGTTAGCGCTCCAGTAGCACTGTCAGCACAAATAGTGAAGTTTGGTTCTCTTTGGAGATGCGTGTGGTAGAAAACTGTTAGTTCGATTGTGATGAAACCTGtgttagcacaagttattgaaacCTTCATTTCAATATCTGGTGGTGTATGgcgtctctgtctgtctgtcccactTACATTTTGGCATGTATCTAGACAACAGCTTATCCACTTGTGATTGGTCTTGCACGAGTTGATATTGTCAGAATGTGGGGGGaagttgtctgtctgtctgtctgtctgcatgcatGTTGCACTTGGAATTTGACATAGATCTAGGAGCCACTTAtcctattgtgatgaaacttggtgaagacattctttagcactaGCTTTGAGGGTGTCAGAATGGCGGGGCGTTTGGGGGCTGTTTGTATTTGTCCATCTGTGTAGCACACTTACATTTTGACGTGTATCCATAGAGGCAGTTAATCAGTTGGGgtgaaacttggtatggacattctttagcaccaGTTATTGAGTGTATCTTAATATTGGGGTGCATGAAGACTGTCTGTATCTCAGACTTTGCCCCcatgtgcatacagtggatgtaggtcgTGATCTTTTTCATGATTCTGATACAGCAGCTCTGTCTTTGTCCTTTACAGGACTTTGTATCGGAATCACTATTCTGCATTGCTCTTTCTAAGTCTGCTCTCCCTGCTTACAGTGTGCAGTAGATGAGCAAGTTCAAGACTAACTGTCCCTTACCCATTTGAAAATCTGCATTGAGATGATTTGAGAAGGAAGAGAGAGTTAGGCTGATCCCAGGGCTCAATACAGGACAGACTGAAAGACTCTTTTCAGAGTAGAATgtaaaagaagggaaagagggcaCTTGATTGAAGTGTACACAATCCTCAATTTAATACAGTTAACCAAAGTTGCTACATTCACACAGCTGCACACATTGTTGAACCTGGCTTGACAGCTAGTCAATCACCGTTGCAGAAACATAATTTTTTGGGGAAAATGAAGATCAAATATCCCCACCCAGTCAGTCATTGTGAATTCATGTTTAATAAGTTATTTGGGGTGGCACTGCACTTAACGGACTGCCTGCTCATTAAAATGTATGAGGGGAGATGATTATCTGTTCAGGAATACTGTAGATATTGAGAGAGACAGAAATCAAGGAAGCAAGcaagggggaggaggggggagtgcGGGGCTGTAGTGGGGTAAAACAAGGGGACAACtaatgccccccaccccccaaaagcACCACAAATCAGCATTGGTGGTTGAATACTTTTTTGAGTTACAATTCAAATAATTGATTGTACCTTATTTTcatatgttgtttattgttttagtcTGTCAAAAATGTTCcccttttaaaacttttattttctccttAAAGGGATATTGTCTACATTTTCCAGATATTTCATTCTTGCCTGTTGAGTGTCATATGATGTGTGTTTTGTCATTACAGTATGTGGCTTACTAAGTAACTGTGCTTTTGAAAAGGCATGTCAAGgttgaagtgaggtggggaagaatATTAGTGTTGCACTTTCCTGTCGGTTTCAGTGTAGCGTGCAACAGTGATTTGCTACACAACCCCCCAAAGTCTTCAGCCTTGAGTATTTTCAGACGTGATAGTTGGTAGTTGGTACGCCAGATAATGGAGCAGAAACATTACAGAATTACACTGAACACAGAACAGGATATTAGAAAGGAAATGTACCCTTTAAACTACTGTTTAGTCCGTCCAACTGCAACAtatattatttcagtttttttttttttttttttttgtgctgttacAAAGAAAATGCTGTAAATGCAAACCTTGCTTcagttattgtatgtttttggttgtaatgctttatttgtattaatattagtatGAAACACGGAACCTACTTTGATTGAGGGCTGGTTGTAGGAAGGGTTTGGTTTGCAGGTGcttgcttttaattattttattttgttttgtgtgacatCTATGATTGATTTGTATGTTTTCTCATGATTTCGATTTGCTGTCAATCAATTAAAATGTGACCATTAATAGCATTTGTGAAGCCTTTGCTTTAAATACTGAAAAACTTACGATGctgttttttatgtaaaaaaaaaaaaaaaaaaaaaaaaaaaaaaaaaaagtgtatttaaaaaatgctttccaTTCTTTTAATATGATTTATCACCACAAACTGGAGTTCAAATTTAGCTGTCGAGCAGCATTGCGATTTCCAGGTTTCCTTGTTTTTCAATTTGAGTGAAGACAATTGAACCCTTTCagtctttaattatttttgtcatgctgaaaggggTACTCCTTTATTGATTgtacatgagaacaggaccaaaaaatatgttttacttctaCGTATACCtgagactgggacctaggagtcgtGTGAGGTCAGGACTGAAAGGTTTAAGCCATATCTCTCTGAACACATGAAGGAAGTTAGAAAGGAAATGAGGTCACAATGTGGCGACTGCAAGGTTAAAGGGTTTTGTCACCTGGGTCaaacaagtgaaaataaagaagTCTGGAAACAGTGCTGATAGGAGgaaaaaatggattttaaagaagcCATGGATAGCCCTTCTTTAAAGGGCGTGGCAGTGATAACGTTGCTTACCTTATGATAGGTCAGGAATGCTTCTCGGATTGGCTTTATGATAATGTTGCAGGAATGGAGGTTGCCCCTCTGTCAGTAAGTGGATTACAGCGATGAGGTGATGATCGAAATGGGTGGAAACATGGGGATAAAATACAGCATTcagaatatataaatattagaaaatgcaacaaaGTACAATATTTTTGAACACTGTTGTATTGTgttaaacagaaataatattaaacatatttaacatgAAACTACTTGGTAGAGAAAAAATGTTCATCTGCTGTTAAACTGTTTTGTaccaaaaaaacaaggaaaagggggggggggataaaaaaaaaaaaacatttgagaagTGTGTGTGTCCATGTATTCCTTGTGTTTAGTTAACCCCTTAAAGTGCACAAATAATTGAGCTGTTGTTGAAAGGGTTtctttcttaaaatacatttaagagtgaCTCGGGAGGGAACTGACACTTTGTACGGCCAGGTAGAACCAACCAGTaaattttaaatcctgttttgtgcatctcattgcaaaaataaacattagcatcattgtcccttgtaccttaaagagCTATTGAAAGGGAAttcattatttgttaaatatagctTTCTTTTTACTCTTTCTATATACAAATGCATTTGAttttcactttcttttgttttgtcttgtataGTGAGTTCGAGAGATGTtttgtatgaaaggcactatataaataaaatagtcaatTTTCAGATGTGTTGACAAAGAAGTGTGTAAACCTGGTAAATAATGACCAgaacagaaacagcaatagagaaagaaagagaacacACAATCTGGGTGGAATTTTTTTCATGGTACAGAATTGCTTATTTAACTGTTTATGAATAGTTATTTCAcgatttaaacacacacacctacacatatatatatatatatatatatatatatatatatatatatatatatatatatatatatatatatatatatatatatcacacacatacacacacacattcgttcaaaagtttggggtcacttagaaatgtCCTTGTTTTCCATGAAAATATACATGAAATGAGTGAATAGGAAATATAGTCATTGACAAggttagaaataatgatttttaattgaaataataattgtgtccttCAAACTTTGCTTTCGTCAAAGAATTCTCCATTTTCAGCAATTACAGCCTTGCAGACATTTGGCATTCTAGTTGTCAATTTGTTGAGGTAATCTGAAAAGATTTCACCCCATGCTTCCTGAAGCACTTGCTACAAGTTGGATTGGCTTGATGGGTACTTCTTACGTACCATACGATCAAGCtgctcccacaacagctcaatagggttgagatctggtgactgtgCTGACCACCTTGCATAGTTTGgagctgtgctttgggtcattgtcctgttatAGGAGGAAATTGGCTCCAATCAAGTGCCGTCCATAGGGTATGGCACGGCGTTGCAAAATGGAGTGATAGTCTTTTACCCTTTTACCCTGTACAAATCTTCCACTTTACCACCACCAAAGCACCCCCAGACCATCACATTGCCTTcaccatgcttgacagatggTGTCAAGCACTCCTCCAGCATCTTTTCATTTGGTCTGCTTCTCACGAATGTTCTTCTTTGTGAGCCGAACACCTCAAACTTAGATTCGTCTGACCATAAcacttttttccaatcttcctctgtccagtgtctgtgttcttttgtccatcttaatcttttctttttattgac is part of the Polyodon spathula isolate WHYD16114869_AA chromosome 13, ASM1765450v1, whole genome shotgun sequence genome and encodes:
- the m6pr gene encoding cation-dependent mannose-6-phosphate receptor, which translates into the protein MSVLGQLTWSVLVLLVIAEWGRCQGQTKNCKLASDHGRESEMERKLLSKLEPLASLSFSAVIQDKDDSYKYYFSVCGNAANTSNAGLVQIDKSGIKTVIGQYTETEIFGGSDWVMLIYKNGSTYDSHCNSESRKSMVMISCNRNTIGDSFTVIDEERTKPKDCFYLFELDSSTVCPEITNKLSAGSILLIVFFSCLTLYIVGGFLYQRLVVGAKGMEQFPNYSFWQDLGNLTADGCDFVCRSRARNAPPTYRGVASEPLGGEETEERDDHLLPM